The DNA segment tacaaaacaagaaggtttttttttaaaaaaaaaaaaaaatcacaataacaagtttttttcttaacaaaagCTTTTGTAAAAATTGCAGTAATAAGGGATTAAAAAATTGGAAtaagggcttttttttaaatcactacaaggttttaaaaactgcaataataaggatttttaaaaaacaagggttatttttaaaaatcacaataattaggttttttttaaattgccataACAAGGTTATTtgtaaaaattgcaataataagGGATTAGAAAGTCACATTaataaggttgttttttttttaactgcaatgataagaatttttaaaaatcacaataaattgctttttaaaattataataataaaggtttttttaaaaaagcatttgtgCATTGATAATATCAGACCAAACAGATCCTGCAAAATATACATAACTagcaaaaatatacataattaaaacaaaacaatcaatgctgtatttgtttatttgactttgttgtcttttgtatatttttattctgattttattttttttcttacttttttagCATTTGTTTATATTAGTATTTTGTCATATGTGTGCATTTAATGGtgaataaagggttaaaaattaacactaaaaaaaatagataaaaaatatttcattacatCGTGTaacttgcttgtttttttgggatcaaaaataaaaaataaaccaaataaaaaaataaaaataaaaaaataaaataaataaaaaactctaAATGGAGGAGCTTCAAGCAATAAAGCTCCCTGTGTGTGCGTGATGAGAGGCGGATCTGACTGTTACCTGTGTGTCCAGGTGACCTCCCACAGAGCGTCGTCTCTCCACTCCTCGTAGAGGTCACCGCCTTTGACCTCCGACCCCCGCCGAGCGTCAGGCCCGAGCTCAGAGAACAGGAAGTTACGGAGGCAGGCCCGCGCCGACAGAGCCACCAGCCAGTAAACCGGCTCCTCCAGGACCACCGAGTGGAAGGACTGGAGGGAGACGACGAGCCACTGCGGGGGAGGCGAGGCAAGGAGgctctggaggaggaggaggaggtgatgaagATGTCTTTAGCATCATGTAACGCTCTCAGATGTGTGTGCGTCTCACCTGGTTTGTGCGGCTGTAGTGTTTGAGTGTGTCCAGCAGCAGCGACCTCACGTCATCTGCTTCCTGTAAACGACTAATCAGAGCCTGCAGGGCGAGACGAGACGCTTACATCACCAGACCAGTCACACCAGTCCACCTCAGACTGGGAACAAAATCACATTACAGCACAGAGAACCATCACTCAAGCCacagaaatcattttttatggTTATAAAAGAGGAGAATCAGCAACATGTCTGAAATGGTACGGAAGATCATTCATGCCAATgtgatcaaaaaataaattaatcctGTGAGTGattttaatgagaaactttcccaaaaataatcaattagaatctaaaaaataacaattaagtATCAAATTGGTGACTTAGTTTATCAGAAATATGACCTggtaaatgaaaatattaagttAGTAcctaaaaattaatattaatattaataaaaaaaacaccctgtaAGTCA comes from the Plectropomus leopardus isolate mb unplaced genomic scaffold, YSFRI_Pleo_2.0 unplaced_scaffold28260, whole genome shotgun sequence genome and includes:
- the LOC121938037 gene encoding uncharacterized protein LOC121938037 — translated: LVSGVSLVDVVWSQSDVLAQEILVSSSFIEELRSGQLTQSRYTNFIQQEALYLHRVSSTLEALISRLQEADDVRSLLLDTLKHYSRTNQSLLASPPPQWLVVSLQSFHSVVLEEPVYWLVALSARACLRNFLFSELGPDARRGSEVKGGDLYEEWRDDALWEVTWTHRFRQVLEEQQEHVDVYKAVNVFRAHMMNQKSFYKAVDCDEEDQR